One Dethiosulfovibrio faecalis genomic region harbors:
- a CDS encoding HDOD domain-containing protein, which translates to MDDRTRQLIQNRILSRLKEVKSFPQFVMETLRALDNPDSSAYNVAGSLSKDEGLVIRTLKLANSAFYGLPRKISSIQEAVALLGYKTIKNLVIAATVYQRMDNSFAGYALDRGDLWKHSLSVAYAARYLAERTKACLPDEAYIVGMLHAIGKIVLNDYIKFGYQIIVRIVDTDKTPFVEAERMVLGFDHAQVGAMLVEKWNLPESHKVAIQYQYSPDDLPEDLQEYRGLVDIIHLANSLVLMLGVSGGADALQYSLSETVLQRLGLEDRVEELLSELVDIMDKVSEEMELMEE; encoded by the coding sequence ATGGACGATCGAACCAGACAGCTGATACAGAATCGTATCCTCAGCAGACTGAAGGAAGTCAAGTCCTTCCCTCAGTTTGTTATGGAGACCTTGAGAGCATTGGATAACCCGGACAGCAGCGCGTATAACGTCGCAGGCAGTCTCTCGAAGGACGAGGGGTTGGTCATAAGGACTTTGAAGTTGGCGAACTCGGCTTTTTACGGGCTTCCCAGAAAGATCTCCAGTATTCAGGAGGCGGTAGCCCTCCTGGGTTATAAAACGATCAAAAATCTGGTTATAGCCGCAACGGTCTATCAGAGGATGGACAACTCCTTTGCCGGTTACGCTCTCGATAGAGGGGATCTGTGGAAACACTCCCTCAGCGTAGCCTATGCGGCCAGATATCTGGCGGAGAGAACCAAGGCCTGCCTTCCCGATGAGGCCTATATAGTAGGTATGCTTCACGCCATAGGAAAGATAGTCCTAAACGACTATATAAAATTTGGTTATCAGATAATAGTGCGTATCGTGGATACCGATAAGACCCCCTTCGTGGAGGCGGAACGGATGGTGCTGGGGTTCGATCACGCCCAGGTGGGAGCCATGCTGGTGGAGAAATGGAATCTACCGGAATCTCACAAAGTGGCGATTCAGTATCAGTACTCTCCCGACGACCTTCCGGAGGATCTCCAGGAATATCGAGGGCTTGTGGACATTATCCATCTGGCTAACTCTTTGGTATTGATGCTGGGAGTAAGCGGAGGAGCGGATGCTCTTCAGTATTCTCTGTCGGAGACGGTTCTGCAACGTCTTGGGCTAGAGGACAGGGTTGAGGAGCTCTTGTCCGAGCTGGTCGACATCATGGACAAGGTATCGGAAGAGATGGAACTCATGGAGGAGTAA
- the cmk gene encoding (d)CMP kinase → MASKNIVITVDGPAGAGKSTVARRVASELGIAYLDTGALYRALAYILDSRGISPEEGGDLNRSLRSISVSLEGGRVTVDDVDVTDMIRTPKVDSIASSYSALPSVREKLLDLQREQALSGGLVADGRDMGTVVFPLAPLKIFLSASEETRADRRWRELREKGQAFPFESILEDIRRRDRADMDRTCSPLRKADDSISIDSSDMTIDEVVAKIVSIASEVRHD, encoded by the coding sequence ATGGCATCTAAGAATATAGTCATCACCGTCGATGGACCTGCCGGTGCCGGAAAGAGTACCGTGGCCAGGAGAGTCGCCTCTGAGCTGGGAATTGCCTATCTGGACACAGGGGCTCTGTACAGAGCCCTGGCCTATATACTGGATAGCCGTGGAATCTCTCCCGAGGAGGGGGGGGACCTGAATAGGTCTCTTAGATCCATCTCCGTTTCACTCGAAGGCGGCAGGGTCACGGTGGACGATGTCGACGTAACAGATATGATCCGTACTCCTAAAGTGGATTCCATTGCTTCGTCCTATTCCGCCCTTCCTTCGGTCAGAGAGAAGCTTTTGGATCTACAGAGAGAGCAGGCTCTTTCCGGTGGTTTGGTCGCCGACGGTAGGGATATGGGTACGGTGGTGTTCCCTCTCGCTCCTTTGAAGATCTTTCTGTCCGCCTCGGAGGAGACCAGAGCCGATCGTCGCTGGCGTGAGTTGAGAGAAAAGGGGCAGGCGTTTCCCTTCGAGTCTATATTGGAAGATATAAGACGGAGGGACAGGGCAGATATGGATAGGACCTGCTCCCCTCTGAGAAAGGCCGATGATTCGATTTCCATCGATTCATCGGATATGACGATCGACGAAGTGGTGGCGAAGATCGTCTCCATCGCTTCGGAGGTCCGACATGATTAA
- a CDS encoding lysophospholipid acyltransferase family protein: MKVEGKDKIPVERPFIMVANHCSNLDPVVLGAAFPDRLRYLAKVELFEGSRLFALLIRTLGAIPVSRDSSLSAGGALRTFLQLLEGGESVLLFPEGARSLDGRLKELEGGVALLAVRTGVPIVPAYISGTFDAMPVGANKIGWNSIEVRFGDSIDPSKMLEDGMSSKECRSLILSELDKSLKSMEAVALGG, encoded by the coding sequence TTGAAGGTAGAGGGCAAGGATAAAATACCTGTGGAGAGGCCCTTCATAATGGTGGCCAATCACTGCAGCAATCTGGATCCCGTGGTTTTAGGCGCCGCTTTCCCCGATCGTTTGAGATATCTGGCAAAGGTGGAGCTTTTCGAGGGATCCCGCCTGTTCGCCTTGTTGATAAGGACTCTGGGAGCTATTCCGGTCAGCAGGGATTCCTCCTTGAGCGCCGGAGGAGCCCTGAGGACGTTTCTACAGCTTCTTGAGGGGGGAGAATCGGTTCTCCTTTTTCCCGAGGGGGCACGGTCTTTGGACGGCAGACTGAAGGAGCTGGAGGGAGGAGTGGCCCTTCTGGCGGTTAGGACCGGAGTGCCTATCGTTCCGGCTTACATATCCGGGACCTTTGACGCCATGCCGGTAGGTGCTAACAAGATAGGCTGGAACTCCATAGAGGTCAGATTCGGAGATTCTATAGACCCCTCCAAGATGCTCGAAGACGGGATGTCCTCCAAGGAATGTCGCTCTTTGATACTGTCTGAACTGGACAAATCCCTTAAATCCATGGAGGCAGTAGCTCTTGGCGGTTGA